From the genome of Fundulus heteroclitus isolate FHET01 unplaced genomic scaffold, MU-UCD_Fhet_4.1 scaffold_282, whole genome shotgun sequence, one region includes:
- the LOC118559424 gene encoding GTPase IMAP family member 9-like yields LGSNETKIVLLGKTGVGKSSLGNTILGDSLFKGLLSPESVTNKCNAESKYINGERVTVIDTPGFFDNTLEEEKLKAEMIKCIEHCSAGIHAFLIVLKVDRYTDQEKEIIKMIKQYFSEESLKHAVVVFTHGDQLEEGQTIDEFVGKSKDLKELVDKCGGRCHVVDNKYWKNQQDGYRSNRFQVKQLLKTIENMKQNKGVYTNEFLQLVVGHILKISVGITVGALLGMLLGATVGAYHSTEVWAEDETKPAADDEEDKLRTREKINRSNFSGGSNPEET; encoded by the exons ctaggatcaaatgaaacaaagATTGTCCTACTGGGAAAAACTGGCGTTGGGAAGAGCAGCCTTGGCAACACCATACTGGGAGACAGTCTGTTTAAAGGTTTATTATCTCCAGAATCTGTTACAAACAAGTGCAACGCAGAATCTAAATATATCAACGGAGAACGTGTCACAGTTATTGACACTCCTGGCTTCTTTGACAACACATTGGAAGAAGAGAAGCTGAAGGCTGAGATGATTAAGTGTATCGAACACTGTTCAGCCGGGATTCATGCATTTCTCATTGTGCTGAAAGTGGACCGATACACAGACCAGGAGAAGGAAATCATTAAGATGATCAAGCAATATTTCTCAGAGGAAAGTCTGAAACATGCTGTGGTTGTGTTTACACATGGTGACCAGCTTGAAGAAGGGCAGACCATTGATGAATTTGTTGGAAAGAGTAAAGATCTGAAAGAGCTGGTGGATAAGTGTGGTGGAAGGTGCCACGTTGTTGATAACAAGTACTGGAAAAACCAGCAGGATGGATACAGGAGCAACAGGTTTCAAGTGAAGCAGCTTCTCAAAACAatagaaaatatgaaacaaaacaagGGCGTCTACACAAACGAGTTCCTTCAGTTAGTAGTGGGGCATATTTTGAAAATCTCAGTTGGAATCACAGTTGGAGCATTGCTGGGAATGTTACTTGGTGCCACGGT TGGTGCATACCACAGCACAGAGGTCTGGGCAGAGGATGAGACCAAACCTGCTGCTGATGACGAAGAGGATAAGTTACGAACT AGAGAGAAGATCAACAGAAGTAACTTCTCTGGAGGCTCCAACCCAGAGGAAACATAA